The genome window GCAGCTTGCGTCTTGTCGGGGAAAGGCTCCCGAACATCCCGGGGCGCGGGGTCTGCCGTGCAAGTCGGGCGCGTCGGGTCGGGGCTGGAAGCCCCTCCCACCTGGGGGCGCTCTCCCCCATGAGAACGCCTGGGCGATGGTGCGCTTCAGCGCAGCAAGTGCTGCGGCACTTCGATCTCGGTGGCCACGGCGAGGTGGTCGGAGAAGGCGGCGGGCACGGCGCGCTGTGCGTTGCAGCGCAGGCCGTCGCTGACCAGAATGTGGTCGATGGCGCGCTGCGGGCGCCAGCTGGGGAAGGTCGGCACCACGCAGCCCGGCGGTTGCAGCCGGGTGCGCTGGTAGAGGAGCTGCATTTCCGGGCGGTCGGCGACGCAGTTGAAGTCGCCCATCAGCACCACGTTGGGATGATCGGACAGCAGTTCGGCGATGAACGCCAGTTGCGATGCGCGCGAGTTCGCGCCCAGCGACAGGTGCGCCACCGCCACCGCCAGGCCTTCGGCGCCGTTGCCGAATTTGGCCAGCAGCACGCCGCGCCCGCCGAGCCGACCGGGCAGGGCGTGGTCCTGCACTTCCACCGGCTCCAGCCGGCTGAGCAGGCCGTTGGCGCTGGAGGCCACGCCGCCGACGCGCCGGTTCGGCTGGTGGCTCCAGTAGTTGAAGCCGCCGCGTTCGGCCAGGTAGTGGGTCTGGTTGGTGAAGCCCGAGCGCAGGCTGCCGGGGTCGGCCTCCTGCAGGCCGACGATGTCGTGGTCGCTGGCCAGCTGCGCGATCGCGTCCAGGCTGCTGCGCTTGCGCCCGGCCGGCAGCGCATGCGACCAGCTGCGGGTCACGTAGTCGCTGTAGCGGCGCGTGCTGGAACCGGCCTGGATGTTGGCGGTCAGCACGCGCAGCGTGCGGGTGGCGGGAGCGGTCACGGCGGTGCGGCCCGGCGAACGGTGCTTACTTGGCCATCGCCGCGCGTTCGCGCGCGATCAGGTGATCGGCGATGCGCAGCATGTCGTCGTAGCTCTTGCCCTTGACCAGGTACTTGCCGTTGATGATCAGCGACGGCGTGCCGGTGATGCCGCTGCGGGTGGCGAACTGCTTGGCGCGGTTGGTCTTGGTGGCCACCGCGAAGCTGCCCATGGTATCGGCGAACTGCTTCGGGTCCACGCCGTACTTGGCGTAGAAGTTGGCGATGTCCTGCACCGAGTCGCGGCCGCGCTCGCCCTTCAGGGTCTCGTCGACGTGGATGGCCTTGTACAGCGCATCGTGGGTCTTTTCCTGCACGCCCAGCGCCTCGGCGGCGTAGAACGCGCGGGCGTAGTCGTCCCAGGTGCCGCCGAACATCGCCGGTACGTACACGAAGCGCACGTCGGACGGCAGGCCGGCCTTCCACGGACCGATCAGCGGCTGGAAGCGCGCGCAGGCCGGGCAGACGTAGCCGAAGATTTCGGCGACCTCGATCTTGCCGTTGGTCGGCTGGAACGGCTGGCCGCCCGGGATGTCGACATAGTCGGTACCGGCCACCGGCTCCGGGCCGTTCGGGGTCCTGGCGGCGACCGGCTTGGCCGGGGCGGTGCTGTCGCCTTCGGCGGCGGCGGGCTGCGCGGCGGCATCGGCGGTGGTGGCCGCGGGGGCGGCCGGCGTTTCGGCGGGCGCGGCGGGCGTGGCGGAGGCGTCGTTGCCGGCGGCGGGCGCGGCCGGCGCCGCGGTGGTGCCGGAGGCCGGGGCGACGGTGTCGGCAGTGCCGTCCTGGGCCTTGCATGCGACCAGGATCGGCAGCAGGGCCATCAGGGTCAGGGCGAAGCGGGTCTTCATCGGCGACATCTCCAGCAGGATGGGGGGAAATGCCGGACGCGCCGCAAGCGCGGTCCGGCTACCCCGTCATGATGCCATGGCGTGGATGAAGCGCCGTGCGCCGATTACTTGCCAGCGCGCTCGCGGGCGATCAGCGCGTCGGTGATGCGCAGCATGTCCTCGAAGTTCTTGCCCTTGACCAGGTACTTGCCGTTCACGATCAGCGCCGGGGTGCCGGGGATGTCGGCGCGCACGGCGAAATCGCGCGCGGCCTTCACCTGCGCGGCGACCTGCGGGCTCTGGTAGGCGGCGATGAAGGCCTGCGGCTTGACCCCGAAGTCGGCGTAGAAGGTGGCCAGTTCCTCCGGCGCCACGTTCTGCACCGGCACGCTGTGCTTGTCGTGGATGGCCTCGAACATGGCGCGGTGGCTGCGGCTCTGCACGCCCAGTTGCTGCGCGGCAAAGAAGGCGGCGGCGAAGCTGTCCCAGTAGCCGCCGAACGCCGCCGGCACCAGGGTCAGGCGCACGTCCTTGCCCTGCTTGCCGGCCCATTCCTCCAGCAGCGGCTCGAAATGCGCGCAATGCGGGCAGGGGTAGCCAAACACTTCCGCCACCTCGATCTTGCCGGCCAGCGGCGCGAACGGCTTGGGATCGGCGATCAGCGTGTAGTTCTCGCCCTCCACCGCGGTGGCGGACTTGGGTTGCGCGCACGCGCTCAATGGCAGCAGGGCGAGCAGGCACAACAGCAGGCTGGGCAGTCGGTTCATGCAATCTCCAATGGCAAAAAACGCGCGCCGGTCGTCGGGACCGGCGCGAAGGGGAAACGGGGGCCGGCGCCGCCGCGGCGGCGCACGGTCAGGATTGTTGCGCGGGCGCCGGCTGCTGTGGCGTTGCCGCCGCAGGCGCCACCTGCGCGGCGGCCGCATCGTCGGCGCGGTCGTGCAGGCCCTGCAGATAGCTGCCCAGCGCCTTGATCTCCTGGTCGGTCAGCGGCTTGGCCACCTGCGCCATGATCTTGAACAGGGTCGGATCGCGTTCCTGGGTGGTGCCGGCCTGGTATTCCTGCAGGCGCCGCGCCACGTAATCGGCGTGCTGGCCGCCCAGGTGCGGATACGCCGGGCCGGGGTTGCCGGCGCCGGCCGGGCCGTGGCAGGCCATGCACGCGGGAATGCCGCGGTTCGCATCGCCGCCGCGGTACAGCTGCTGGCCGACCTCGTAGAACTTCATGCCCGCGTACGGACCGTCGGCGATCACCGCATCGTCGGCGATGCCGGCGCCGGCCTTCTGCGTGGCGAAGTAGGCGCCGATATCGCGCATGTCCTGCGCGCTCAGCGGCTGCACGAACGGCACCATCGCCGCGACCGCGCCGCTGGTGCGCTCGCCGTGGGCGATCAGCGCCATCTGCCGCGCGCTGTAGCGCTCCATCTGGCCGGCGATGCGCGGATACATGGCGATGGCGGGATTGCCGTCCGGGCCATGGCACGCGGCGCAGGCCGCGGCCTTGGCCTGGCCGGCCTTGGGGTCGCCCCAGGCGGCCTTGCCGACGTCGCCCTCCAGCGGCGTGGTGCGCACCGGAGCGTTGTCGGGAATGGGCACCACCGAGGTCTGCGCGAACGCGACCGCGGCGGCGACGGAAACGGCTAGACCGGCAAAGGCAAGAACGCGAGCGTGGCGCATTGCTGAAGCTCCGTATGACCCGACCCCGCGGCTGCCAGGCCGGCGACCGCACTCGCGCGATTATCGGCATGCCGCGCCCCGGCGGTCAACGAAGCCCGCCCGGGGCCGCGGACGTGCGATCCTAGGGGAATGTCGCTGATCCTCGAACGTGCCCACTACCTGCTTTCCGCCCACAATGCCCGCCAGTTGCCGGAGGACGGTGGCTGGGAAGTGGCGTTCGCCGGCCGCTCCAACGCCGGCAAGTCCAGCGCGCTGAACGCGCTGACCCGGCAGAACGCCCTGGCCCGCGTCTCCAAGACGCCCGGCCGCACCCAGCAGCTGGTGTTCTTCCAGGTCCAGCCCGAGCGCTACCTGGTGGACCTGCCCGGCTACGGCTACGCCAAGGTGCCGCTGGAGTTGCAGGCGCACTGGCAGAAGTTCATCGACACGTATTTCCGCACCCGCGAGGCCCTGCGCGGGCTGGTGGTGGTGATGGACATCCGCCATCCGCTCAAGGACTACGACCGGCAGATGCTCGGTTACGCGGTGCAGCGCGGCCTGCCGGCGCATGCGCTGCTGACCAAGGCCGACAAGCTCGGCCGCGGCCAGCAGGCGCAGGCGCTGCAGCAGGTGCGCAAGGAACTGGCCAGTGCGTTCGGCGACACGGTCAGCGTGCAGGCCTTCTCCGGCGAGAGCCGCCAGGGCGTGGACGAGGCGCGTGGCATCGTCGGTAGATGGCTGGGACTGGAGACGGAGCCGAGCGCCGCGTAGTCAGTGCGGCGGTACTGGGCGAAGCCTCGTGCGCCCGAACTCCGCGAGACGCTTCGCGCCGGACCCTCCCCCCAACCCCTCTCCCGGTGGGAGAGGGGCTAGCGCTTTCCCTTCTCCCGTCGGGAGAAGGTGCCCCGAAGGGGCGGATGAGGGTACGGGCGCAGCCCGTGCGCCCGAACCCCGCGAGACGCTTCGCGCCGGACCCTCGCCCCAACCCCTCTCCCGGGGGAGAGGGGCTAGCGCTTTCCCTTCTCCCGTCGGGAGAAGGTGCCCCGAAGGGGCGGATGAGGGTACGGGCGCAGCCTCGTGCGCCCGAACTCCGCGAGACGCTTCGCGCCGGACCCTCACCCAAATCCCTCTCCCGCGAGAGAGGGGCCAGTACCTAACTCCTTACTCCCGCAGGGAGAAGACCATCCTCAAGGCGCGACCGGCAACGGCGAGAATTCGGCCGGCACCCAGGCGAACGCCTCGCCCTCGCGGCGCACATGGCCCAGCCCCGGGAACGGCAGGTGCGCGCCCGCCACCCACCAGCCGTGGTCCGCGGCCTGCGCCAGCATGCGCTTGCGCGCGGCGATCGCCGCGTCGCGGTCGCTGTCGGCCTCGTACGCCGCCTGCGGTTGCGCGAACTGCACCGCGTGGTAGTGCACCAGGTCGCCCCACACCAGCAACTGCTGCCCCGCGCCGCCATCGAAGCGGTACGACACGTGCCCGGGCGTATGCCCGTGGGTATCCAGTGCTACCGCGCCGCCGGGCAGCGCATCGCCGGGGCGGAACCGGCGCAGCCGCTGCGTGGCCTGGTACGGCGCCACCGCCGCACGCGCCAGCGGGAAGGCGAAGCGCAGCATCTGCGGTGCGCCGGCCTCGCTGGCCGGATCGAGCCAGTACGCGGCGTCGGCGGCGCTCAGCCACACCGTCGCGTTGGGATAGGCGGGCTGGCCCTGCGTGTCGAGCAAGCCGCACAGGTGGTCGGGATGCGCGTGGGTGAGCAGCACGTCGTCGACCTGCTCGGGCGCGTAGCCGGCCGCGCGCAGGTTGGCCAGCACCTGGCCGAGCCCGGGGCCGAAGCAGGTGGCGGTGCCGGTGTCGACCAGGGTCAGGTGGGTGCCGTCCTGGATCAGATAGGCGTTGACCGCGGTCTGCAGGCCCTTGTCGTTCTCCGGCACGTAGCGGTGGTCGAGCAGGCGCGCGATCGCCTGCGGGGGGATGTTCGCCAGTTGCGCGCGCGGCAGCGCCACGGTGCCGTCGAACAGGGCGGTGACGCGCAACCGGCCGATCGCCTGGCGATACACGCCGGGCACCTGCGTTTGGGGAGCCGGCGCGGCGGCATGGGCGGGGGACGGCAGCGTCAGCGCCGCGCCGGCGCTCAGGGCCAGCGCGCACAGCGCGCGCAACGGAAACACGGACATGGGGATTTCCCGGTAGGGCGGCAGGCGCCGCGGTACCGGCATGCTGCGCTCGCGTCGCTGCGTGATTCGCTCATTCCGCTGCGCGCGGCGCTCAGCGCCGACGCGGCTCAGTTGCCGATGCTGGACGGGTCCAGGCCGTAGCGTTGCTGGAAGCGTTGGCTGAAGCTGCGCACCGAGCGATAGCCGGCGTGCGCGGCGACCGTCTTCAGCGGCCAGCGCGTGGTGTACAGCAGCTGCATCGCATGCGCCAGGCGCGCATCGGCGAGCAGTTCGCGCAACGAGGTGCCTTCACTGGCCAGGTGCCGGCGCAGGGTCGCGCCGCTCAGGCCCAGACTCTCCTCGATGTCGCGCGAACGCCAGGCGCGTTGCGGCTGCGCGGCGATCAGGTCGCGCACCTGCGCGGCCACGCTCGGCGCCGGCGGCAACAACAGGCCGCCGTGGCCGCGCCGGCACAGCGCCACTACCAGGGCCGCCAGTGCCAGCCGCGCATCGGTGTAACGGCCGTCCTGCAGTGCCTGCCGCCATTGCAGCAGGGTGCTGCCGACCTCCTCGGCGCGCAGGCGCGCCAGTTCCGCGCCGGCGGCGGGCAGCGGTTCGTTCCACAGCACGCGGGCGGCGCTCAGCGCTTCCTCGCACAGCGGCACCAGCACGCTCAGATACAGGCCGCTATGCGGATCCGGGATGTTGACCACATCGATGCGGCAGCGCCGCGTCACCAGGAACAGGTCGCCCGGCACGAACTCCAGGGCCTGTGTGGCGGTGCGCACCTGCTTGCGCCCCTGCAGCAGGATCGCCAGCTGCGGCCGCGGGATCTCCACCGAGCGCGCGCCGTGTTCGCGGCGCGCGCTGATGCAGGCGTAGCCCTCGGCCTGCGCGCAGTCGGCCAGGCTGGCCAGGCGCGCCAGCAGCAAGGCGTCGGAAGAAGTGGTGTCGGCCATGGCCGCGATGCTACCTCAGGGCGCTGCACGCGCTCGGCCAGGCACGTCGAACGCGCGGTCGATGGCGCCGCTGACGAGCATCGCCGCCGCGCCACGGAACACCAGCCGCACCGCGCCGCTGCGCCGTCCCGCAGCGCCCGCCCCCACACCGGATGCGACGTAGAGCGGCTAACAAAACGTCGCGAGCAGTCGCCAGGTGGGCGTGGACGGCGCACAGCAGCCGCAGTGCAACAGTGGTACTTGGGGATTCCGAGTACCGTCCGCGCCCGTCCGGCGGCGGCGTAGCCGCTTTGTTGGCTGCTCTTACCTGGGAGGTTGCATCAGCTCGATGGTGATCCCGTCGGGACCGCTGACGTAGGCAACCACGGTTCCGGCGCGTGGACCGGCCTGGATCGGCCGCGCAGATCCTTTCAGGTGCCATCCGTGCGCCTGGATCCTGGCGACTGTCAGCTCGATATCCGCCACGGTGACCGCAAGATGCGCCGCGCCGATCGCGCCAGCACTCTCGGGGGCCTTGCCCAAGCGGCTGGCGGTCGAGTACTCCAGAAGTTCGATGGGAAACCCGGCAGGCGAGACCACCAGCGCCATGCGGCAACGCGGATCGTCGACACCCGTGACCTCTCGCAGGAACTCGCCGCCCATTTCGCCGGTGCGAACGAGTTCGAAGCCCATGGCCTGCGTCCAGAACTTGATCGCCTCATCCAGCGATGAAACGGAAAATCCCGTGTGGTCGACGGCGACGGTACCGGTGTTGATTTTCAGGACTCCACTTCTGTGCTGTTTCCAGGGATGGGGGCGCTGGCCTTGCCGTCTGCCCTTTGCGTCTGGCTGGGTCGGACGTGCCTGTCGTCGCCATCGCAGCCACCAGCAGTATTACGGCAACACAGTGCGATTCCAAACGCCAGCGCAGGCGGCCAGGCACGCCTGCGGCAAGGTGGGGTGAGAGCCGCTGGCGGCCATGGATGGGGATGCTACCGCAGGGCGCTGCGCGCACTCACACATGCACGCCGAACGCATGGCCGATGGCGCCGCTGGCGAGCATCGCCGCCGCGCCCCAGAACACCACCCGCACCGCGCCGCGCAGGCCCGAGGCGCCGCCGGCGCGCGCGGCCAGCGCGCCGGTCAGCGACAGGCCGATCAGGGTCGCTGTGCCGGTGACCCACAGTTGCCGGCCGTCCGGCGCCAGCCACGCGGCCACGATCGGCAGCGCCGCGCCGCTGCAGAACGCCGCCGCCGACGCGGCGGCCGCCTGCAGCGGACGCGCGCGCAGGCTCTCGGTGATGCCGAGCTCGTCGCGCGCGTGCGCGCCCAGCGCATCGTGCGCGGTCAGCTGCTCGGCGACCTGGCGGGCAAGACCGGGATCGAGTCCACGCTGGCGATAGATCGCGGTGAGTTCGTCCAGTTCGCTCTGCGGATCCTCGTGCAGTTCGCGGCGCTCCAGCGCCAGGTCGGCGTGTTCGGTGTCGGCTTGGGATTGCACCGACACGTATTCGCCGGCGGCCATCGACATCGCACCGGCGACCAGGCCGGCGATGCCGGTGGTCAGCACCGTCGCCGCCGCCGCGCCGCTGCTGGCGACGCCGACCACCAGGCCGGCCACGGACAGGATGCCGTCGTTGGCGCCGAGCACGGCCGCGCGCAGCCAGCCGGCGCGGTCGGTGCGATGGCGTTCGGAGTGGGGAGGGCGCATGGCACTGCCTGTGACGAAACGGGTGGGGGAGACCGCAGCCTAGCCGAGCCGGTGCCGCGAACGCTTGCTGCGTCTCACTCTCGACGCCAGCGGCGGCGCGGCCGTGGAATGCTGCAGTACCGCCGGTAGCGACACGGGCCTCGCTCCCGGCACGCTATAGTGCGGGCCTTGCGGTGGCGGGGAATGGTCCCCACATCGCTCCACCCGCCGTGCGAGTCCTGCCCTTGTCGAGCCCCAGCCACGTTGCCGAGACGCCGATCACCGACCGTGCCGAACTGGTCCAGGTGTTGGCCTCCGGAGAAAAACCCGAGGCGCAGTGGCGCATCGGCACCGAACACGAGAAGTTCGGCTTCCGGCTGGACGACCTGCGGCCGCCGACCTTCGAGGGCGAGCGCGGCATCGAAGCCCTGCTGTTGGGCCTGACCCGCTTCGGCTGGGAGCCTGTGCAGGAAGCCGGGCACACCAT of Xanthomonas sacchari contains these proteins:
- a CDS encoding endonuclease/exonuclease/phosphatase family protein, which encodes MTAPATRTLRVLTANIQAGSSTRRYSDYVTRSWSHALPAGRKRSSLDAIAQLASDHDIVGLQEADPGSLRSGFTNQTHYLAERGGFNYWSHQPNRRVGGVASSANGLLSRLEPVEVQDHALPGRLGGRGVLLAKFGNGAEGLAVAVAHLSLGANSRASQLAFIAELLSDHPNVVLMGDFNCVADRPEMQLLYQRTRLQPPGCVVPTFPSWRPQRAIDHILVSDGLRCNAQRAVPAAFSDHLAVATEIEVPQHLLR
- a CDS encoding thiol:disulfide interchange protein DsbA/DsbL, encoding MKTRFALTLMALLPILVACKAQDGTADTVAPASGTTAAPAAPAAGNDASATPAAPAETPAAPAATTADAAAQPAAAEGDSTAPAKPVAARTPNGPEPVAGTDYVDIPGGQPFQPTNGKIEVAEIFGYVCPACARFQPLIGPWKAGLPSDVRFVYVPAMFGGTWDDYARAFYAAEALGVQEKTHDALYKAIHVDETLKGERGRDSVQDIANFYAKYGVDPKQFADTMGSFAVATKTNRAKQFATRSGITGTPSLIINGKYLVKGKSYDDMLRIADHLIARERAAMAK
- a CDS encoding thiol:disulfide interchange protein DsbA/DsbL, which gives rise to MNRLPSLLLCLLALLPLSACAQPKSATAVEGENYTLIADPKPFAPLAGKIEVAEVFGYPCPHCAHFEPLLEEWAGKQGKDVRLTLVPAAFGGYWDSFAAAFFAAQQLGVQSRSHRAMFEAIHDKHSVPVQNVAPEELATFYADFGVKPQAFIAAYQSPQVAAQVKAARDFAVRADIPGTPALIVNGKYLVKGKNFEDMLRITDALIARERAGK
- a CDS encoding c-type cytochrome produces the protein MRHARVLAFAGLAVSVAAAVAFAQTSVVPIPDNAPVRTTPLEGDVGKAAWGDPKAGQAKAAACAACHGPDGNPAIAMYPRIAGQMERYSARQMALIAHGERTSGAVAAMVPFVQPLSAQDMRDIGAYFATQKAGAGIADDAVIADGPYAGMKFYEVGQQLYRGGDANRGIPACMACHGPAGAGNPGPAYPHLGGQHADYVARRLQEYQAGTTQERDPTLFKIMAQVAKPLTDQEIKALGSYLQGLHDRADDAAAAQVAPAAATPQQPAPAQQS
- the yihA gene encoding ribosome biogenesis GTP-binding protein YihA/YsxC, which codes for MSLILERAHYLLSAHNARQLPEDGGWEVAFAGRSNAGKSSALNALTRQNALARVSKTPGRTQQLVFFQVQPERYLVDLPGYGYAKVPLELQAHWQKFIDTYFRTREALRGLVVVMDIRHPLKDYDRQMLGYAVQRGLPAHALLTKADKLGRGQQAQALQQVRKELASAFGDTVSVQAFSGESRQGVDEARGIVGRWLGLETEPSAA
- a CDS encoding MBL fold metallo-hydrolase, producing the protein MSVFPLRALCALALSAGAALTLPSPAHAAAPAPQTQVPGVYRQAIGRLRVTALFDGTVALPRAQLANIPPQAIARLLDHRYVPENDKGLQTAVNAYLIQDGTHLTLVDTGTATCFGPGLGQVLANLRAAGYAPEQVDDVLLTHAHPDHLCGLLDTQGQPAYPNATVWLSAADAAYWLDPASEAGAPQMLRFAFPLARAAVAPYQATQRLRRFRPGDALPGGAVALDTHGHTPGHVSYRFDGGAGQQLLVWGDLVHYHAVQFAQPQAAYEADSDRDAAIAARKRMLAQAADHGWWVAGAHLPFPGLGHVRREGEAFAWVPAEFSPLPVAP
- a CDS encoding helix-turn-helix transcriptional regulator, which translates into the protein MADTTSSDALLLARLASLADCAQAEGYACISARREHGARSVEIPRPQLAILLQGRKQVRTATQALEFVPGDLFLVTRRCRIDVVNIPDPHSGLYLSVLVPLCEEALSAARVLWNEPLPAAGAELARLRAEEVGSTLLQWRQALQDGRYTDARLALAALVVALCRRGHGGLLLPPAPSVAAQVRDLIAAQPQRAWRSRDIEESLGLSGATLRRHLASEGTSLRELLADARLAHAMQLLYTTRWPLKTVAAHAGYRSVRSFSQRFQQRYGLDPSSIGN
- a CDS encoding VOC family protein, which encodes MKINTGTVAVDHTGFSVSSLDEAIKFWTQAMGFELVRTGEMGGEFLREVTGVDDPRCRMALVVSPAGFPIELLEYSTASRLGKAPESAGAIGAAHLAVTVADIELTVARIQAHGWHLKGSARPIQAGPRAGTVVAYVSGPDGITIELMQPPR
- a CDS encoding VIT1/CCC1 transporter family protein → MRPPHSERHRTDRAGWLRAAVLGANDGILSVAGLVVGVASSGAAAATVLTTGIAGLVAGAMSMAAGEYVSVQSQADTEHADLALERRELHEDPQSELDELTAIYRQRGLDPGLARQVAEQLTAHDALGAHARDELGITESLRARPLQAAAASAAAFCSGAALPIVAAWLAPDGRQLWVTGTATLIGLSLTGALAARAGGASGLRGAVRVVFWGAAAMLASGAIGHAFGVHV